The following proteins come from a genomic window of Vallitaleaceae bacterium 9-2:
- a CDS encoding OadG family transporter subunit yields MVFNNLFFLTSTSERLQEGLIALISGMATVFAILILISLIITLFKYIKRGEIVHPHEQSKITAVVEKKPHEVTDKHEEEVLVAVITAAIAASLETTTDQLHVKSFRRITTKNQYSR; encoded by the coding sequence ATGGTTTTTAATAATTTATTTTTTTTAACATCAACATCAGAGCGTTTACAAGAAGGTCTTATCGCACTTATTAGCGGTATGGCTACTGTATTTGCTATTTTAATCCTTATCTCCTTAATCATTACCTTATTCAAATACATTAAGCGTGGAGAAATTGTTCATCCCCACGAACAATCAAAAATTACAGCCGTTGTCGAAAAAAAACCTCATGAAGTTACCGATAAACACGAGGAGGAAGTACTTGTTGCTGTTATTACTGCAGCTATAGCTGCTTCATTAGAGACAACAACGGATCAGTTGCATGTAAAATCATTTAGACGTATTACGACCAAAAATCAATATAGTCGATAG
- a CDS encoding carboxyl transferase domain-containing protein, giving the protein MNKKTARERMQQLFDENSFVEVGAFVQQRATDFNLNVKTVPADGVVTGYGTINGRLVYAYSQDATLVGGAIGEMHAKKIVTLYDLAIKMGAPIIGLLDSAGLRLQESTDALDAIGQIYMKQSMASGVIPQITGVVGTCGGGAAIIAGLSDFTFITDKNGQLFVNSPNTYDDTKDTTAFGSAQYNLEVSGLVDFICQDEQGLIQDMRQLVEFLPANNTEEAPFEQVSDDLNRVSPELNSIVSSQGVDCRAALLSISDHNHIIEVKQNYATEVIVAFGKMNGMTIGFIGNQTQDGDGRLSAQGLSKVTNFVSFCDGFNIPLVTLTDIVGFATKGADESQGLAKMAAKMTHAFIHASVPKINLILYRGYGSAYVSFNSKHVGADVVLAWPSAQVGMMEAKSAVRIMFNDEISEGMLTSTEKNAKQEEFEHMQSSPYAAASRGYIDDIIEPAATRKRVIVALEMLYTKRVPHIDRKHSTI; this is encoded by the coding sequence ATGAACAAAAAAACTGCACGTGAACGTATGCAGCAGCTTTTTGATGAAAATAGTTTCGTTGAAGTCGGTGCATTTGTACAGCAACGGGCAACAGATTTTAATTTGAATGTAAAAACCGTTCCTGCTGATGGCGTAGTTACAGGTTACGGAACCATTAATGGACGATTGGTTTATGCATATAGTCAAGATGCTACATTAGTCGGTGGTGCCATTGGCGAAATGCACGCAAAAAAAATAGTTACACTATATGATTTGGCTATAAAAATGGGAGCGCCTATCATTGGACTTCTAGATAGCGCTGGCTTAAGGCTACAAGAATCTACTGATGCTTTAGATGCTATTGGGCAAATCTATATGAAGCAATCCATGGCTTCAGGCGTCATTCCTCAAATAACAGGTGTTGTGGGAACATGTGGCGGTGGAGCAGCGATCATTGCCGGATTAAGTGACTTTACATTTATAACGGATAAAAATGGTCAATTGTTTGTCAATAGTCCAAATACCTATGATGATACAAAAGATACGACAGCTTTTGGTTCTGCACAATATAATTTAGAGGTTTCAGGTTTAGTTGATTTTATTTGCCAAGATGAACAGGGTTTAATTCAAGATATGCGTCAACTTGTTGAATTCTTACCGGCCAACAATACAGAAGAAGCGCCATTTGAACAAGTGTCCGATGATTTGAACCGGGTTTCTCCTGAGCTTAATTCTATAGTATCTAGTCAAGGAGTTGATTGCAGAGCAGCCCTCCTTTCTATTAGTGACCACAATCATATTATTGAAGTAAAACAAAATTATGCAACAGAAGTGATCGTTGCATTTGGAAAAATGAATGGAATGACCATTGGGTTTATTGGAAATCAAACGCAAGATGGTGATGGTCGACTAAGTGCACAAGGATTGTCAAAAGTAACGAACTTTGTGTCTTTTTGCGATGGATTTAATATTCCGTTGGTTACATTAACAGATATTGTAGGATTTGCTACAAAAGGTGCTGATGAAAGTCAAGGATTAGCAAAAATGGCAGCAAAAATGACCCATGCATTTATTCATGCGAGTGTTCCTAAAATCAATCTGATATTATATCGTGGATATGGATCGGCATATGTAAGCTTTAATTCAAAGCATGTAGGGGCTGATGTTGTACTTGCATGGCCAAGTGCCCAGGTAGGCATGATGGAAGCAAAGAGTGCAGTTCGTATTATGTTTAACGATGAGATTTCAGAAGGAATGCTTACAAGCACAGAAAAAAATGCAAAACAAGAAGAGTTTGAACATATGCAATCTTCTCCTTATGCTGCGGCAAGTCGAGGATATATTGATGATATTATTGAACCGGCCGCAACACGCAAGCGTGTTATAGTAGCGCTAGAAATGCTATATACTAAACGGGTACCTCATATAGATCGAAAACATAGTACGATATAA